Proteins encoded within one genomic window of Saccharopolyspora pogona:
- a CDS encoding DUF2867 domain-containing protein, which translates to MTPHSTVQAVEDLLEDADHVDTETVRTTTPLRVFIAAAPSRRSPWMRLLWRARKALAVALRLRDTKVPNGDRISPEEVSFTPGDKLAFFTVKGGEEDRYLILEASDNHLVGYLALVAEPAEERMSATTVVHYKNWRGRLYFTVIRPFHHMIVKRMLQAATTTKQDTKE; encoded by the coding sequence ATGACCCCACACAGCACGGTTCAAGCGGTCGAAGACCTACTCGAAGACGCCGACCACGTAGACACGGAAACGGTCCGCACAACCACACCGCTAAGGGTGTTCATCGCTGCCGCCCCGAGCCGGCGATCGCCATGGATGCGCCTGCTGTGGCGAGCCAGGAAAGCGCTCGCGGTGGCGCTACGCCTACGCGACACCAAAGTCCCTAACGGCGACCGAATCAGCCCAGAGGAAGTCAGCTTCACCCCAGGGGACAAGCTCGCGTTCTTCACGGTCAAAGGCGGCGAAGAGGACCGCTACTTGATCCTGGAAGCGAGCGACAACCACCTGGTCGGCTACCTGGCGCTGGTAGCCGAGCCGGCAGAGGAGCGCATGAGCGCCACAACGGTGGTCCACTACAAAAACTGGAGGGGTCGCCTGTACTTCACAGTAATCCGCCCGTTCCACCACATGATCGTGAAAAGAATGCTCCAAGCAGCAACTACAACCAAGCAAGACACAAAGGAGTAG
- a CDS encoding amidohydrolase family protein, with translation MPPRNDAAVPVWTAELGLHGLVDIHTHFLPERVLRKVWAYFDEGTTHYGFDWPIHYRHTEEARLQALRDLGVTTFAPLVYAHRPGMSAWLTDWALDFADRTPDAVPTATIFPEPSVADYLAKAVDAGARCVKAHVQVGAFDPRDALLDPAWGLLAEASVPVVVHCGDGPRKGEYTGLDVFEGVLRRHPRLVAVLAHAGMPDYAAALDLVDRYPGVHLDTTMVGVAFTERIAPLPADWSARLAAHADRIVLGTDFPNIPYPYAEQLAAIASWAEADDRLGADFLRAVLHGTPSRLLGLGT, from the coding sequence GTGCCGCCGCGCAACGATGCGGCGGTCCCGGTCTGGACGGCCGAGTTGGGGCTGCACGGGCTGGTCGACATCCACACGCACTTCCTGCCGGAGCGGGTGCTGCGCAAGGTCTGGGCCTACTTCGACGAGGGGACCACGCATTACGGCTTCGATTGGCCGATCCACTACCGGCACACCGAGGAAGCCCGGCTCCAGGCGCTCCGCGATCTCGGGGTGACGACTTTCGCGCCGCTGGTCTACGCGCACCGGCCGGGCATGTCGGCCTGGCTGACCGACTGGGCGCTCGACTTCGCCGACCGCACCCCCGACGCGGTGCCGACGGCGACGATCTTCCCGGAGCCCTCGGTCGCGGACTACCTGGCCAAAGCGGTCGATGCCGGTGCGCGGTGCGTGAAGGCGCACGTCCAGGTCGGTGCTTTCGACCCGCGCGACGCATTGCTCGATCCCGCGTGGGGGTTGCTGGCTGAGGCGAGTGTGCCGGTCGTGGTGCATTGCGGCGACGGTCCGCGGAAGGGCGAGTACACCGGGCTCGACGTGTTCGAGGGCGTGCTCCGGCGCCACCCGCGACTGGTCGCGGTGCTGGCGCACGCGGGAATGCCCGACTACGCGGCGGCGCTGGACCTCGTGGACCGCTATCCGGGCGTGCACCTCGACACCACGATGGTTGGCGTCGCCTTCACCGAGCGAATCGCTCCGCTGCCCGCGGACTGGTCGGCCAGGCTGGCGGCGCACGCTGACCGGATCGTGCTGGGCACCGACTTCCCGAATATCCCCTACCCGTACGCCGAGCAGCTCGCGGCCATCGCGAGCTGGGCCGAAGCCGACGACCGGCTCGGCGCGGACTTCCTGCGCGCCGTGCTGCACGGCACGCCGTCCAGGCTGCTCGGGCTAGGAACTTGA
- the smpB gene encoding SsrA-binding protein SmpB has translation MVKERGRKVIAQNRKARHDWAVLDTYETGIVLTGTEVKSLRQGKAQLVDGFATVDDGEVWLRNVHIPEYTEGTWTNHEPRRSRKLLLHKHEILRLIGKIKESGLSLIPMSLYFSDGKAKVELALARGKKAHDKRQDLAKRDADREMQKAIGRARKGMR, from the coding sequence ATGGTGAAGGAACGCGGCCGCAAGGTCATCGCGCAGAACCGCAAGGCGCGGCACGACTGGGCGGTGCTGGACACCTACGAGACCGGCATCGTGCTGACCGGCACCGAGGTCAAGAGCCTGCGGCAGGGCAAGGCGCAGCTGGTCGACGGATTCGCCACCGTCGACGACGGCGAGGTCTGGCTGCGCAACGTGCACATCCCCGAGTACACCGAGGGGACGTGGACCAACCACGAGCCGCGCCGGTCCCGCAAACTACTGCTGCACAAGCACGAGATCCTCCGGCTGATCGGCAAGATCAAGGAGAGCGGGCTGAGCCTGATCCCGATGTCGCTGTACTTCAGCGACGGCAAGGCGAAGGTCGAACTCGCCCTAGCACGAGGCAAGAAGGCCCACGACAAGCGGCAGGACCTGGCCAAGCGTGACGCGGACAGGGAGATGCAGAAGGCCATCGGGCGCGCGCGCAAGGGCATGCGGTAG
- the ftsX gene encoding permease-like cell division protein FtsX: MRASFVFSEVVNGLRRNVTMTIAMILTTAISVGLLGGGLLVVRMIDKMQETYQDRVEVVVFMTDDVSANDNDCTQQPCASIMADLKRVPGVESVAFENRQKAFENFNKVFESQPELRDVARAEAMPASLRVKLSDQERFPALQQQFSGRPGVDSVVNQADYLNRLFDGLNVVRNGAFFIALVQALAALLLISNTIQLSAFTRRTETGIMRLVGATRWYTQLPFLLEAVVSGLIGAFLGIIGLVIIKVAFLDRALSPVFGTGIIPRVEWGDIALVSPILLLVAAAVSAVTGYVTLRLYVRL; the protein is encoded by the coding sequence ATGCGCGCGAGCTTCGTATTCAGCGAGGTCGTCAACGGCCTTCGGCGCAACGTGACGATGACCATCGCGATGATCCTGACGACCGCCATCTCGGTCGGTCTGCTCGGCGGAGGTCTCCTCGTGGTCCGGATGATCGACAAGATGCAGGAGACCTACCAGGACCGCGTCGAGGTCGTGGTGTTCATGACCGACGACGTCAGCGCCAACGACAACGACTGCACCCAGCAGCCCTGCGCGAGCATCATGGCCGACCTCAAGCGCGTGCCTGGCGTGGAGTCGGTGGCCTTCGAGAACCGGCAGAAGGCGTTCGAGAACTTCAACAAGGTCTTCGAGTCGCAGCCTGAGCTGCGCGACGTCGCCCGCGCCGAGGCGATGCCGGCCTCGCTGCGCGTCAAGCTGTCCGACCAGGAACGCTTCCCGGCGCTGCAGCAGCAGTTCAGCGGGCGTCCCGGTGTGGACAGCGTCGTCAACCAGGCCGATTATCTCAACCGGCTGTTCGACGGGCTTAATGTCGTCCGCAATGGCGCGTTCTTCATCGCGCTGGTCCAGGCGCTCGCCGCGCTGCTGCTGATTTCCAACACGATCCAGCTTTCGGCGTTCACTCGGCGCACTGAGACCGGCATCATGCGCTTGGTGGGTGCTACTCGCTGGTACACGCAGTTGCCGTTCTTGCTGGAGGCGGTGGTCTCCGGTCTGATCGGTGCGTTCCTGGGGATCATCGGCCTCGTCATCATCAAGGTGGCATTCCTCGACCGGGCCCTGTCGCCGGTGTTCGGCACCGGCATCATCCCCCGTGTGGAATGGGGCGACATCGCCTTGGTCTCGCCGATCCTGCTGCTCGTCGCGGCGGCCGTCTCGGCTGTCACCGGCTACGTCACGCTCCGCCTCTACGTCCGGCTGTAG
- the ftsE gene encoding cell division ATP-binding protein FtsE — MIRLEHVSKTYKTSTRPALDDVSVGIEKGEFVFLIGPSGSGKSTFMRLLLREDVPTRGRVFVADWNVAKLPRRRVPRLRQRIGCVFQDFRLLNNKTVAENVAFALEVIGKPRNDIRRVVPQVLQLVGLEGKADRMPHELSGGEQQRVAIARAFVNRPLVLLCDEPTGNLDPDTSQDIMLLLERINRTGTTVVMATHDHSIVDSMRRRVVELSLGRVVRDDARGVYGVGR; from the coding sequence GTGATCCGCCTTGAGCACGTGTCCAAGACGTACAAGACGTCGACCAGGCCCGCTCTCGACGATGTCTCGGTGGGCATCGAAAAGGGCGAGTTCGTGTTCCTCATCGGGCCCTCCGGGTCCGGCAAGTCGACGTTCATGCGGCTGCTGCTGCGCGAGGACGTGCCCACTCGCGGACGGGTCTTCGTCGCCGACTGGAACGTCGCGAAACTGCCGCGGCGCCGCGTCCCCCGGCTGCGCCAGCGCATCGGCTGCGTGTTCCAGGACTTCCGGCTGCTGAACAACAAGACCGTCGCGGAGAACGTCGCGTTCGCGCTGGAAGTGATCGGCAAGCCCCGCAACGACATCCGCCGCGTGGTGCCCCAGGTGCTGCAGCTGGTCGGCCTGGAGGGCAAGGCCGACCGGATGCCCCACGAGCTCTCCGGTGGTGAACAGCAGCGCGTCGCGATCGCGCGGGCCTTCGTCAACCGGCCGCTGGTGCTGCTCTGCGACGAGCCGACCGGAAACCTCGACCCCGACACCAGCCAGGACATCATGTTGCTGCTGGAGCGGATCAACCGCACCGGCACCACGGTGGTCATGGCCACGCACGACCACTCCATCGTCGACTCGATGCGGCGCCGCGTCGTCGAGCTCAGCCTCGGCCGGGTCGTCCGCGACGATGCCCGCGGCGTCTACGGCGTCGGCCGCTAG
- the prfB gene encoding peptide chain release factor 2: MNPDVAASLKELSNTLEGIESVMDLTALRANIGELEAEAAKPDLWDDVEHAQRVSSQLVHRQAELRKITELRQRLEDLEVLYELSEDEDDSAGLSEADEERDRLKKDLEVLEVRTLLSGEYDQREAMVTIRAEAGGVDAADFAEMLMRMYLRWAERHSYSAEVYDTSYAEEAGLKSATFRVNAPYAYGTLSVEQGTHRLVRISPFDNQGRRQTSFAGVEVLPAVEETDHVDIPEKDIRVDVFRSSGPGGQSVNTTDSAVRITHIPTGIVVSCQNEKSQLQNKAAAMRVLQSKLLARKKEEERAELDALKDSGSSWGNQMRSYVLHPYQMVKDLRTEHEVGNPDAVLDGDIDGFLEAGIRWRRQQQSVA, encoded by the coding sequence GTGAATCCCGACGTCGCTGCCTCGCTCAAAGAACTGTCCAACACCCTCGAAGGCATCGAGAGCGTGATGGATCTGACCGCGCTGCGCGCGAATATCGGTGAGCTCGAGGCCGAGGCCGCCAAGCCGGACCTGTGGGACGACGTCGAGCACGCACAGCGGGTCAGCAGCCAGCTCGTGCACCGCCAGGCCGAACTGCGCAAGATCACCGAGCTGCGGCAGCGCCTCGAAGACCTCGAAGTGCTCTACGAGCTCAGCGAGGACGAAGACGATTCGGCCGGGCTGTCCGAGGCCGACGAGGAGCGGGACCGCCTCAAGAAGGACCTCGAAGTCCTCGAGGTGCGCACGCTGCTCTCCGGCGAGTACGACCAGCGCGAGGCGATGGTGACCATCCGCGCCGAGGCCGGCGGCGTCGACGCGGCCGACTTCGCCGAGATGCTGATGCGGATGTACCTGCGCTGGGCCGAACGGCACTCCTACTCGGCGGAGGTCTACGACACCTCCTACGCCGAAGAAGCCGGCCTGAAGTCGGCCACGTTCCGGGTCAACGCCCCCTACGCCTACGGCACCCTCTCGGTCGAGCAGGGCACCCACCGGCTGGTGCGGATCTCGCCGTTCGACAACCAGGGCCGGCGGCAGACCTCCTTCGCCGGCGTCGAGGTGCTGCCGGCCGTGGAGGAGACCGACCACGTCGACATCCCGGAGAAGGACATCCGGGTCGACGTCTTCCGCTCCTCCGGCCCCGGCGGGCAGAGCGTGAACACCACCGACTCCGCCGTGCGCATCACGCACATCCCGACCGGCATCGTGGTGTCCTGCCAGAACGAGAAGTCGCAGCTGCAGAACAAGGCCGCCGCGATGCGCGTCCTGCAGTCCAAGCTGCTGGCCCGCAAGAAGGAGGAGGAGCGCGCCGAGCTGGACGCCCTCAAGGACAGCGGGTCGAGCTGGGGCAACCAGATGCGCTCCTACGTGCTGCACCCGTACCAGATGGTCAAGGACCTGCGCACCGAGCACGAGGTCGGCAACCCCGACGCGGTGCTAGACGGCGACATCGACGGATTCCTGGAGGCCGGCATCCGCTGGCGCCGCCAGCAACAGAGCGTGGCCTGA
- a CDS encoding PadR family transcriptional regulator, translating to MTELNATSAALLGLLHEGPKTGGQLVAAATERFGGFFSVTRSQVYRELPALTDAGLLRLGKQGPRSSQQYAITAAGKRAFKSWLNTEPGPDNVRSPLILRLVYSGSLTPKQRSGLVEAARAQYAVKMDEAKNAAKAVTDPYEKAAADFTVSYNRAIIKLLDSIPD from the coding sequence GTGACCGAGCTGAATGCGACATCCGCTGCCCTGTTGGGACTACTGCACGAAGGTCCGAAGACCGGTGGCCAGCTGGTTGCTGCCGCCACCGAGCGCTTCGGAGGGTTCTTCAGCGTGACCCGCAGCCAGGTATACCGCGAGCTGCCCGCGCTGACCGACGCCGGCCTGCTGCGCCTCGGCAAGCAGGGTCCGCGCTCCAGCCAGCAGTACGCGATAACGGCCGCCGGCAAGCGCGCCTTCAAGTCGTGGCTGAACACCGAACCGGGGCCGGACAACGTCCGCAGCCCGCTGATCCTCCGGCTCGTCTACTCGGGTTCCCTGACGCCGAAGCAGCGCTCCGGGCTGGTCGAGGCGGCCCGAGCCCAGTACGCGGTGAAGATGGACGAGGCGAAGAACGCGGCCAAGGCCGTGACCGACCCGTACGAGAAGGCGGCCGCGGACTTCACCGTGTCCTACAACCGGGCGATCATCAAGCTGCTGGACTCGATTCCGGACTGA
- a CDS encoding UPF0182 family protein: MRPPVGMPKLSRRSRILLILGGIVLVALIAGSRLLGTYVDWLWFGEVGYRQVFTTQLASRAGLGVAAAVFLGGVLALNLWLAFRNRPVFVPVSGPDDPLARYRTVATERSRLFGLGVPIVVGVIGGLAAQADWQTLQLFLNSVPFGQVDPEFGKDISFYTFELPFWRFLLSWGFIAVTVSFIGALITHYIFGGIRLAGRSGQLSMPARVQLAVLAGLFVLLKAVDYFLDRYDLLLSSRNPLFTGASYTDLNAVMPAKLILMCIAVFCAIAFFAVIFLKNLQIPALATVLLVLSSVVVGAVWPALMEQFSVRPNANQREAQSIERNLAATKAAFNIGESHVQFVDYPGRTQLQPSDVAADKGTIPNIRLLDPNVLAPTFTQLTQQYNFYGFTDKLDVDRYRDTNGNLRDYLVALREINTDGLAVNQQNWINRHTVYTHGNGFVAAPADRVDSTFKEGATQGGYPVFQISDVANNGQGAIPVKQPRVYYGELVGRNDYAIVGGNPGEAPREYDTDQQQYTYTGAGGVPVGSLFQRMVFAANYGERNFLFSGAIGDNSKIIYERNPRARVQKVAPWLKLDGDPYPTVVDGKIKWIVDGYTTLNNYPYSELTELGEATNDTLTGVERQPNQQINYIRNSVKATVDAYDGTVDLYSVDDKDPVLKAWEGVFPGVVKPQSAISPELRDHFRYPEDIFKVQRALLTQYHVDNPGDFFSSQTFWQVPSDPTGRGNAAATAGQQPPYYVLAQVQGQDRPEFQLTSALTALRRENLAAWVSASSEPNSYGKLTVLRLPTNNSTPGPNQVQNQMESTPAVTENRTLFNNPNVTAIFGNLLTLPVAGGLLYVEPIYIQRNEQNSYPQLARVLVSFGGKVGFSETLAGALEQVFGSGAGQATNPGQNGQQPPPAQNQQPPAPGSTPQLSQAVTDIRAALGHVRAAQQSGNFADLGAAYQQLDDAVKRFEQAQGSGG; encoded by the coding sequence ATGCGGCCCCCGGTAGGAATGCCGAAACTGTCCCGGCGTAGCCGGATCCTGCTGATACTGGGCGGCATCGTGCTGGTCGCCCTGATTGCCGGATCGCGATTGCTGGGCACCTACGTGGACTGGCTGTGGTTCGGTGAGGTCGGCTACCGACAGGTCTTCACCACCCAACTGGCGTCCCGGGCCGGACTGGGGGTGGCTGCGGCCGTCTTCCTCGGCGGCGTGCTGGCCCTGAACCTCTGGCTGGCCTTCCGCAACCGGCCGGTGTTCGTGCCGGTCAGCGGCCCGGACGACCCGCTGGCCCGGTACCGCACCGTCGCCACCGAGCGCTCCCGCCTCTTCGGGCTCGGGGTGCCGATCGTGGTGGGCGTGATCGGCGGACTCGCCGCGCAGGCCGACTGGCAGACCTTGCAGCTGTTCCTCAACAGCGTGCCGTTCGGGCAGGTTGATCCCGAGTTCGGCAAGGACATCAGCTTCTACACCTTCGAGCTGCCGTTCTGGCGGTTCCTGCTGTCGTGGGGATTCATCGCGGTCACCGTGTCCTTCATCGGCGCGCTGATCACGCACTACATCTTCGGCGGCATCCGGCTGGCCGGCCGCTCCGGGCAGCTGTCCATGCCCGCGCGCGTCCAGCTGGCCGTGCTGGCGGGCCTGTTCGTGCTGCTCAAGGCGGTCGACTACTTCCTGGACCGCTACGACCTGCTGCTGTCCTCGCGTAACCCGCTGTTCACCGGTGCCAGCTACACCGACCTGAACGCGGTGATGCCCGCGAAGCTGATCCTGATGTGCATCGCGGTGTTCTGCGCCATCGCGTTCTTCGCCGTGATCTTCCTGAAGAACCTGCAGATCCCGGCGCTGGCCACGGTGCTGCTGGTGCTCTCCAGCGTGGTGGTCGGCGCGGTCTGGCCGGCGCTGATGGAGCAGTTCTCGGTGCGCCCCAACGCGAACCAGCGGGAGGCGCAGTCGATCGAGCGCAACCTGGCGGCGACGAAGGCGGCGTTCAACATCGGCGAGTCCCACGTCCAGTTCGTCGACTACCCGGGCCGGACCCAGTTGCAGCCCAGCGATGTGGCCGCGGACAAGGGCACGATCCCGAACATCCGGTTGCTCGACCCGAACGTGCTGGCCCCGACGTTCACCCAGCTGACCCAGCAGTACAACTTCTACGGGTTCACCGACAAGCTGGACGTCGACCGGTACCGGGACACCAACGGCAACCTGCGGGATTATCTCGTCGCGCTGCGCGAGATCAACACCGACGGCCTGGCCGTGAACCAGCAGAACTGGATCAACCGGCACACCGTCTACACGCACGGCAACGGCTTCGTCGCCGCGCCGGCCGACCGGGTCGACTCGACGTTCAAGGAGGGCGCCACCCAGGGTGGCTACCCGGTCTTCCAGATCAGCGACGTGGCCAACAACGGCCAGGGCGCGATCCCGGTCAAGCAGCCGCGGGTGTACTACGGCGAGCTGGTGGGGCGCAACGACTACGCGATCGTCGGCGGCAACCCCGGTGAGGCGCCGCGCGAGTACGACACCGACCAGCAGCAGTACACCTACACGGGTGCGGGCGGTGTCCCGGTCGGCAGCCTGTTCCAGCGCATGGTGTTCGCCGCCAACTACGGCGAGCGGAACTTCCTGTTCAGCGGGGCGATCGGGGACAACTCCAAGATCATCTACGAGCGGAACCCGCGGGCCCGGGTGCAGAAGGTCGCGCCGTGGCTCAAGCTCGACGGCGACCCGTATCCGACCGTGGTCGACGGCAAGATCAAGTGGATCGTCGACGGCTACACGACGCTGAACAACTACCCGTACTCGGAGCTGACCGAGCTCGGTGAGGCCACCAACGACACCCTCACCGGTGTCGAGCGGCAGCCCAACCAGCAGATCAACTACATCCGCAACTCGGTGAAGGCGACCGTCGACGCCTACGACGGCACCGTCGACCTCTACTCGGTCGACGACAAGGACCCGGTCCTCAAGGCCTGGGAAGGCGTCTTCCCAGGTGTGGTCAAGCCGCAGAGCGCGATCAGTCCCGAGCTGCGCGACCACTTCCGGTACCCGGAGGACATCTTCAAGGTGCAGCGCGCGCTGCTCACCCAGTACCACGTCGACAACCCGGGCGACTTCTTCTCCAGCCAGACCTTCTGGCAGGTGCCGTCCGACCCGACCGGCCGTGGTAACGCCGCCGCGACCGCGGGGCAGCAGCCCCCGTACTACGTGCTCGCGCAGGTCCAGGGCCAGGACAGGCCCGAGTTCCAGCTGACCAGCGCGCTCACCGCGCTGCGCCGCGAAAACCTGGCGGCCTGGGTCTCGGCGTCCTCCGAGCCCAACAGCTACGGCAAGCTCACGGTGCTGCGGCTGCCGACCAACAACTCGACACCGGGCCCGAACCAGGTCCAGAACCAGATGGAGTCGACGCCCGCGGTCACCGAGAACCGGACGCTGTTCAACAACCCGAACGTGACGGCGATCTTCGGCAACCTGCTGACCCTCCCGGTCGCGGGCGGCCTGCTCTACGTCGAACCGATCTACATCCAGCGCAACGAGCAGAACTCCTACCCACAGCTGGCGCGGGTGCTGGTGTCCTTCGGCGGCAAGGTCGGGTTCTCCGAGACCCTGGCCGGAGCGCTGGAGCAGGTGTTCGGCTCCGGGGCGGGGCAGGCCACCAACCCGGGCCAGAACGGCCAGCAGCCGCCGCCGGCGCAGAACCAGCAGCCGCCGGCGCCCGGCAGCACCCCCCAGCTGTCCCAGGCGGTGACGGACATCCGGGCGGCCCTGGGGCACGTCCGGGCGGCCCAGCAGTCAGGCAACTTCGCCGACCTCGGCGCGGCTTACCAGCAGCTCGACGACGCGGTCAAGCGGTTCGAGCAGGCGCAGGGCAGCGGCGGCTGA
- a CDS encoding PPA1309 family protein yields MPPETPEDLAAALTSAAREIEEFVDAAGWDQPTQVFALVSTGRLLAAEPGLADQLDPNAPLTPIAQEALPAEDLAEALGRIEWPEQVSGCALVQEIVVLPPEAEAELPGDAEEARQIAAEHPERREARLVAAVLRDGGEACVMRLRAPDAESGGEVIQDPSLAPNLLTALHATFAE; encoded by the coding sequence ATGCCACCGGAGACCCCCGAAGACCTGGCCGCGGCGCTGACGTCGGCCGCCCGCGAGATCGAGGAGTTCGTCGACGCCGCGGGCTGGGACCAGCCCACCCAGGTGTTCGCCCTCGTGTCCACCGGCCGCCTGCTGGCCGCCGAACCAGGGCTGGCCGACCAGCTCGACCCGAACGCGCCGCTGACCCCGATCGCGCAGGAGGCGCTGCCCGCCGAAGACCTCGCCGAGGCGCTGGGCCGCATCGAGTGGCCGGAGCAGGTGTCCGGCTGCGCGCTCGTGCAGGAGATCGTGGTGCTCCCGCCGGAAGCGGAAGCGGAGCTGCCAGGCGACGCCGAGGAGGCTCGGCAGATCGCCGCGGAGCACCCGGAGCGCCGCGAGGCGCGACTGGTCGCGGCGGTGCTGCGGGACGGCGGCGAAGCGTGCGTGATGCGCCTGCGCGCGCCCGACGCGGAATCCGGCGGCGAGGTCATCCAGGACCCGTCGCTCGCCCCGAACCTGCTCACAGCCCTCCACGCCACATTCGCGGAGTGA
- a CDS encoding YlbL family protein produces the protein MNRRTWTLLTSVVLVVVFGLLGAFVRVPYVALGPGPTYDTLGLDGNIPVISIDGQQTFPTGGHLNMTTVSVTDQLSLFGALGLWVSGRYALAPRELYFPPDKSEQEIEQENTKAFNDSQTTAETAALRYLGYPTKVLAGEIVKGSPADGVLEPGDHLLSANGKAVTDPAALRGALVGTKPGDRAEIRFRHADQPEQVADVQLGANPGGDPQGFLGVAAIERPDVNFDIKISLADVGGPSAGLMFSLAIIDKLTPGELNGGKFVAGTGEISPTGQVGAIGGIPFKMVKAREAGATTFLVPAGNCAEAKSQAPEGLQLAKVATLDDATKALEEVRNEQVPASC, from the coding sequence GTGAACCGCCGCACGTGGACGCTGCTGACAAGCGTCGTACTGGTAGTCGTCTTCGGCTTGCTCGGCGCGTTCGTCCGGGTGCCCTACGTGGCGCTCGGGCCGGGGCCGACCTACGACACCCTCGGGCTCGACGGGAACATTCCGGTCATCAGCATCGACGGTCAGCAGACCTTCCCGACCGGCGGCCACCTGAACATGACGACGGTGTCGGTGACCGATCAGCTGTCCTTGTTCGGCGCGCTGGGGCTGTGGGTGAGCGGCCGGTACGCGCTGGCGCCGCGCGAGCTGTACTTCCCGCCGGACAAGAGCGAGCAGGAGATCGAGCAGGAGAACACCAAGGCGTTCAACGACTCGCAGACCACGGCCGAGACCGCAGCCCTGCGCTACCTCGGTTATCCGACGAAGGTGCTGGCCGGCGAGATCGTCAAGGGCAGCCCGGCGGACGGCGTGCTGGAACCCGGCGATCACCTGCTGTCGGCCAACGGCAAGGCGGTGACCGACCCTGCGGCGCTGCGGGGGGCGCTCGTCGGCACCAAACCCGGTGACCGGGCGGAGATCCGGTTCCGGCACGCGGACCAGCCCGAACAGGTCGCGGATGTGCAGCTGGGCGCGAACCCGGGCGGCGACCCGCAGGGCTTCCTGGGGGTCGCCGCGATCGAGCGGCCGGACGTCAACTTCGACATCAAGATCAGCCTGGCAGACGTGGGCGGCCCGTCGGCGGGGCTGATGTTCAGCCTGGCGATCATCGACAAGCTGACCCCGGGCGAGCTCAACGGCGGCAAGTTCGTCGCGGGCACCGGGGAGATCAGCCCGACCGGTCAGGTCGGGGCGATCGGCGGCATCCCGTTCAAGATGGTCAAGGCCCGCGAAGCGGGCGCGACGACCTTCCTGGTGCCGGCGGGCAACTGCGCCGAGGCCAAGTCGCAGGCCCCGGAGGGGCTGCAGCTCGCCAAGGTCGCCACCCTCGACGACGCGACCAAGGCCCTCGAAGAAGTGCGCAACGAGCAGGTCCCGGCCAGCTGCTGA